The Lycium ferocissimum isolate CSIRO_LF1 chromosome 8, AGI_CSIRO_Lferr_CH_V1, whole genome shotgun sequence DNA segment GTAGAGTGTGCTGGTAACATATTCAGTAATCCAGTAGCCTATCTTTCACTTGTCAATTCTAGTTCTTGGATAACAGATTCAGGGGCTTCAGAACATATGTCCTTTCACCCTAATTTTTTCACTACTCTAACACCTTTGATTTCACATGTGTTTATTAAATTACCTAACTCTTTTAGGGTCAAGGTGACACATGCAGGGACTATGACTCTTATTCTAGATTTAGTATTGAAAAATGTTCTTCTGGTTCCTTCTTTCAGAATAAACCTAATTTCTGTCCACAAATTCTGCAAGCAACTTTCATGTAttctaagtttttctttttctctatgTTTTATGCAGGACCCTTCAGTGAAGACCCCTCTGGTTCTTGGTGAAGCAAGAGATGGAGTTTATCTACTGTCCTCTAACATCAATCAGCCCAAGCGTTTCTTTAAACCTAGTGTTTCTCTAAGTCAATGTATTTCAGTAAGCTCTCAATTTGATGTGCATTTGTGGCACATTAGATTGGGACACGTGCCTTTCAATTCACTGAAAAAGTTTAgtttcatttcttcttctcaATATGTTGATTGTCCCTGTCAAATCTGTCCATTAGCAAGGCAAACAAAGTTACCTTTTCCTATCAGTTCCATTAAGACTAAAAGCATATTTGAACTAATTCATATTGACACTTGGGGGCCATATAAAACTTCCACCTATAATGGttacaaatattttttgacCATTGTAGATGATTTTAGTAGGGCTACTTGGACTTATCTCCTAAGCACTAAGAGCAATGCTTTTTCTATGTTAAAATATTTCATGGCTATGATAGAAAGACAATCTGGGGCTAAAATCAAGTGCATAAGATCTGATAATGCTGAAttagaaggggggggggggggagctaTGAATTTTTCGCTTCTCAGGGTATTGTGCATCAAACTTCTTATGTTGCAACCCCTCAACAAAAAAGAATCGTTGAGAGGAAGCATAGACACTTACTAGAAACATCAAGGGCCTATTGCATCAATCTAAATTACCCCTTTGCTATTGGGGAGAGTGTGTTCTTACTTCTACTTTTCTAATAAACAGATTTCCCTTTTCTCCCCTCAAAGGAAAAACACCCTATAAGTGTTTTTTGGTCATCCTCCCAATTATTCTTACCTTAGAAGTTTTGGTTGCCTATGCTATGTgtccactcctacacaacacaaagccACATTTGAACCTTGAGCTTTACCATGTGTTTTCCTAGGCTATCCACATGGAAAGAAAGGTTATAAGGTCATGGATTTGAAATCTAGAAGGATATTTGTATCAAGAGATGTCCAATTCCATGAACACTCTTATCCTTTTTCTACGCCTGAGTCAACTACTTCACTCAAACAAACCAATCCTATCACTGAAAATGATATATTACTCGTCTTTATTCCTCTTCTGCAGTCCACAACTCCTGATCAACCAATTCACCCTTTAAATGACTTTCCTGAACCTACTAAAGCACCTTCACCACCTGCCATTGATCCTTTGCCACCTAATGTTGATCAACCTTTTCCTAATGATGTAGAACCTATGCATGATCCCCAGAATTTACCAGCTTCACCTGCTTCAGGAAGACCAGAGAGGTTCTACAGACGGCCTGCTTACTTAGATGACTATCACTGCAATTCAGTTTATCTAACTGATCTAGACTCTAGTTCTTTTGCTACTGATCTAACAGCTCCTACTTACCCTTTTACCGCATTGTCTCTTTCTAATCAACATTTACTCACTTCTATTTCCTCTATCACTGAACCAACAAATTTTGCTTAAGCTAACATGAATCCAGGATGGCAAAAGGCTATGTCAACAGAAATTGAGGCCTTAGAAACAAATAACACATGGAAATGGTTTATTTGCCACCTAGTAGAAGGGTTTTACCCTGCAAATGGGTGTTTAAGGTTAGGCAAAGATCAGATGGTTCAATTGAAAGATTGAAGGCTAGATTAGTGGTTAGAGGAGATGTACAAAGAGAGGGAATTGATTTTACTGAGACCTATTCTCCTGTTGTCAAGATGACAACTATTAGGTGCATACTAGCAATAGCAGTGAAGAAAGGATGGAGGGTATCTCAACTTGATGTAAACAATGCCTTCTTGCATGGAGATTTGCAAGGAGAAGTTTACATGAGATTGCCTCCAGGAATGGTTTCTACTCATCCTAATCAAGTTTGCGGACTTAGAAAATCACTTTATGGCCTGAGGCAGGCATCTAGACAATGGTATGCAAGGCTTGCAACAACCTTGCATTTCAAAGGATATTCATCATCACTCAATGACTATTctctctttttcaaaaattcagaAGGATCAATTTCAATTTTAGGTGTTTATGTGGATGACATAATTTTAACAAGAATCAAAGCTTTTCTACATCAAGAATTTCAAATCAAGGATTTGGGGACTTACATTATTTTCTTGGTCTTGAGATTGCTCGAGAACCATATGGTCTGATTGTAAACCAAAGAAAGTTCACTCTTGAACTATTGTCTGAGTTCAATTGTGAGCATTTGAAGGCAGTATCATCTCCTTTAGATCCCACAATCAAGTTATCTGCAGAACAAGGAGAGTTATTAACGGATTCTACAATTTACAGAAGATTGATTGGTAAATTAAACTACCTTGCCCATACGCGACCGGATCTTAGTTTGTTGTTCAACACTTGTCTCAATTCATCCAATCCCTTAAAGTTCTACACTTTAATGTTGCTTTGCGTGTTCTCCGATATTTGAGGTTGGATTCGGGTCAAGGGTTATTCATGCGAGCAGATGAATGTTTATCCTTTTTAGCCTTCTGCGAGTGTGGATTCTCGACGGTCGATTAGCGAGTTTTACATCAGTTTGGAAGGATCCCCTATTTCATGGAAGTCCAAGAAACAGGTCTCCGTTTCACTTTCGTCCGCCGAGGCAGAATACCGTTCCATGCGCCGCATTGTCGCCGAACTTACTTGGCTCAACCGGATTCTTGCAGATCTATCAGTACCTCCGCCTTTACCCATTCCGCTTCACTCTGATAGCTTAGCTGCATTGCACATAGCCCAAAATCCCGTTTTTCACGAGGACGAAGCATGTTGAATTGGACTACCACTTCGTCCGCCAACAGTTCCTCTCCGGCCTAATCTCTCTCAATTTTGTACCCTCTTCCTCTCAACTCGCTGATATCTTCACTAAATCCTTATCTGGACCTTCCCATCACTTCATTCTCTCTAAGTTGGGAGTTTTTCCTTTCCCCTCCAACTTGCGAGGGGGTGTTGAGAATCATAAGAATCACCATCTCCATTCTCACCCTATACACACTGATCAGAAAGCATACGGTGAAGGTATAGAAGGAGTTCAAAGTTTGGTTGAAAAACATCTAGAAGATGAACAAGGTGTATGTCCTAAAACTTGACTCAATTGTTTATATTGAGTATATTGGGCCGTTGGTGATGATTGGGAGATTTGGGTTTCAGCTGAAGAGAAACAAACGTGGGCCCATTACGAATACACATTTCTAGCCCAAATTTGTATGTTCTACTAGGAATAAAGATCAGCCCAAGTTACTGAAATCATCACAACCATCCAAAGTTGACAAAATGACATACTCCACACGATCAAATAAACTTGATCAACAAGCACAAGTAGATAGTGATGGAAAGATTCCATTCCAAAGTTTGTTATGGAACAACCAATAGAATTTAGACAAATATTGTATAGGatcatttattattcttttatttttattcaatagtgatgtatatataggcataGCATTGCAATGAAATGATCATCCAGAAAATTTCACAAATCAGtctattttttcttcaaatttctacaGTTATAAATAAAGCAACTCAACGACTTTCTATAAGCAAATGTTATCATCTTTCAAAGACCTtgaaatataaaaatgaaattccCACCATTATCTATCACAATAAAGGCCAATGTTGTTAACATCAATTGTTTTATCCAATGCTAAAAACACAGAGCTAACATGAATAATGGCACAAAATGACGGAGCCATACAAGCAGTAGGAAGTAGGGAATATGCCTTCAAGAAATATTTGATATGAGACTAATCGTCAAAAGTTTATGATACAAGAAAATGAACACCATCACATGTAAGAGTCAAATACAATAAACGACAAAACCGGCACCAGAAAATATTTTGCTTAACATCCAGTATGAACGAGCAGTTTCTTTTTGCGCAGCAGCTCAAAATTTTAGAACTTGTGAGTTATCTGAGGCCTTCTAACAAACTCAATTGGCTGGAAACAACATCTGCGCTTGACCTTATATTAGTCTTAACTCATATTCACCAGCCATAGTAATATATCTCACCCACGGCAGAGCCTGATAGCCACTTTTCTCAATAATCTTCAAGTAGCGAACCTGACATGCATTGAACAATCCATATTGTTACAATGTTAAGAACAAGCTGTATCAGCTTAAAGAAcagataaaaacaaaaatatacttaagttcCCATATAAAAGAAACTCTCCCAACACTGAACAAAGGAGAAGAGTCATAGAAGGCAAGATATACTATGGATGACAATGTGATCAACAAACAGCAGAGCCAAATTAGATCTGAAGAAAAGTTCGATCCCTGGAGATTGCTACTTCCTGTTCTTTATGAAGGCATGTGGGGGACTCTGAGTGCCTAACTGGATCCACATATTAGTCAGTACTGTTGGACCCATATCTTACAAACTCGTCTCCACTTAAATCGCTTATAGTTATTAAGCTGGTTAATTGCAGTATTACAGCTTATACCTGTATCAGAAAAATGGACCATGTTCGCCCATGGGTAATTAGACTTTAGTATATGCAGCTACTGCACATCAAGAGATAACAATCAGCTATCCATTGGCCCCTCTTCCAGCACAGAACCCCCGCCCTGCCTCTCTTGTCTTATTGCTTTCTGTCAAGCACTACCAAAAGTAGCCACTAGCAAGGAGAATAATTCAAAGGAGTTTAACTAAATGGTCATTTTGTGTTCTGTTCTACCAGTTCTAAGTTTCTTCCAATGTGCCTCTACAGCAAGAACTGAACACATCACCTCCTTATCCCCTATATGCCTTTAGATGTACAATAACCCCTAATTCCCAATACCATTTGAAGTGTCAATCCTTACAATAATTGCCCGTTCTAATTCCTATTGCCATCTGACTACCCTCCAACCTTTCCAGCCTGCGAACCAATCAAGTACATAGAGTTAACAGCTCATCCGAGACTAATAGTGGTTCTTAATCTGATAGACCAAGCAAGGATATCAGAATGGGCCTAGAGATTACAAAAATCAAGGGAAAAAAAGACTTGGAAGTCTACGACTGAGTAAAACCAATGCTTTTAAGGGCTTTCTAAAACTTTAGTACAACTAATGCCTTTCAGGCCTTACCTGTATGCCAGAAACTGTAAAATAAGGTATTTCAAATTTCACACGTATAGGAGCTTTTCTCTCAGGAACtgattcttctgctgaaatacTGGGAAGAGTAAACTCCGCTCTCAACATATATTCCTGAAAAAGCAATGGCAATACATATAGGCAAATCTCAAAGAGAGAACAAACAGAAAAGTCAAACTATGAGTTAAGTCTTCAACTATGATCAAGTCTACACTAACCTTACCACCTGgaaaagattttattttccaGATCAGTGCATCTTTTTCAGGTGCATAAGTAGATGATCCCATTGTTGTTCGGACATTTGGATTTGTAGCATCCGTTGCCACGGGTAACTCAATTTCAACATTAGTTGCAGTACTGAAATTATCGAAGAAAATCATAACTGGACATGGAAAACTTTGTTATAACATAATGAATGCAATCCATAGTACAAAGTAAATGATACATCTAATTAGTTGAAATTTTCACTGTATACTTAATACACATACCTTCGTTCCTTGAACTGGCTCCGTGCtttaacaacaatttccatacgGCTCCTAGAATGCCTTTCGATTTGAGCTTCTACCCATATGAGCGGCTTTACCTGAGAACAATTACCATCAAGGATTTAAACTATTTTGCTAAAGAACTTCTACAAGGGAACTAAAAGTTTTACCGACACAGCAAGCTCATAAATTACCTGAGTACCGAGTCTGTAGGTCATAAGATCAAAAGCTCCATCTGGAGGTATGAATGATATAGTGCGATCATTTTCGAATCGGGCCAAGCGAACACACCTAATTAAGAAGCAAAATTAgtagaagagaaagagaagggcaATAAGAGAGAGAACTGGGTTGCTGTCTGAAACTGGTCAGGATATATATCAAAGCCTTCATGATTTATCATTTGACAAATTGTGTGGGAGGTATAGGTTTGCTGGTTCAACAACTGTATGCTTTACTTGATTCCTTTTAAAGTGATAGGTTTGCCTTTTCCAGGACTTCATTCCTATACAACTCTCAACCCCCCAGGTTCCGCTATTTGGTAAAGCATTTTCATCTTTGAAAAACGCGATATGCAGTAAATAAATGACCAACCCACATTCTATTTGACAGGAGAGACCAGTATATCATAATCCCACAAGAAGAAGTAAGTGAACATTTTCATACTGATGAAACTTGATATCATCTAGATCAATGGCCTTCCCCTTCGTAGTTCGCCCTTGTGCTTCCAGCAACATTCTATCGTTAAGACCAAGCTTACACTCAGGCATGCCACTGCAAAAAAGAAACAATAAGACTCATATTCAGATAACAGCCTCTCTATATACAGTAGGGTAATACCACCAATTCACTCGAGGAGACTGATGAACATGACTTTCAAGTAGTGGAACTAAGCGTTTTctgaatcaacatggaaaaAGTCCCAGACATTCAACTTTTACCCCAAAAAAACCCAGATATTCAAATTGAAGATAAGATAGTGACACTACAATAGATGCAGAATAAAGAGCACACTAGCTCAACAGAAACTGAAAATCCAGGCAAGGGCAAAGAGCAAATCACTCCAACAACTAGATCAcatttattattatcattatcattattatatcgatgaattaataaatattattgatgtttgggcaAAAAAAGCCTGTACACAAGAAGTATACCAAAAAGTAGAAAACCTACAAGAAAATATGATTCTTTTTACGTACGACACCCAATCTTCTATACATAAAGGAACCTCATGGgtacaccaaaagaaaataagtgatAACAGGTTATTCCTCATTTGTACAAAATTCACACCTTCAAAAGCTCTCATATTTCTTTCCATCCAACCAACCCACATAAGCGCTAGTAGAGCAACGTTCCAAGACCTACGTCTTCTCGTCCACCTACCACAACTCAAACTGGACATGACTTCTTTCAGTGTCTGGCATCACCCAACTGATTCAAACCAACCAAGAATTTCCAACCATAACCTCAAAGCTACCCGAGAATGTATGAGATGGTTGACATCTTTTCAGAGCCCTTACACATGAAGCCCCAACTAATGTACGTAACCTTTCTCTTCCTCGAACTCTCAGCCGTCAAAATCACCCCCATTGTTGCAAGCCAAGTGAAAAAACGGGCTTTTCTTGATACCTTTGGGATCCAAATCAAACTCTATGGTACATTAACCTCCTCCCTAATCAGAAGCTTCTAGTAATATGGCTTAACAGAAAAAACTCCATTTtccccaccccccaccctccAACGCCATACATCGTGCCTATCTTCTAAATGTACTTtgtttgaattaaaaaattaactaGGAGGGCCAAAACCGGCCCTTACGTAGTGCAACCACCAATAAAATAGTTAAGCATTGGATCTATATGCTTATTGGGACATGTCAATTATAAAGCTCCTCACATGGTGCCCCATAGACATCTTTGGGTGGATAGGAGGCATGCCAACAAGTGCAacaggttgattgttgttgtgggtgCTTCTGAATATTTATTCATCGCTAAGTTTTGCCCAGCTCTCTACCTTCATTAGGGGTATCAAATGAGTGAGTTGGGCTACATCTGAGCAGGTTAAAGTAAGTTGAATCAATAAATGGGTTGGGCTATATAACCCACCAAATGTTCACTTGGGTTAATAGGCCGGTCAATTTGGGATAAACAATGAGTCATACCTGCTCAACTCAAAAGCTTTTTTCGATTGTTTGTTCCTTTATAGTTTGTTTAATTACCAACTCAAACTAATaaaactttttctttatttatcatGACTATTTCAAACAAACCAcagataatttttaaatttttctatgTTTGGATAAGTTTTTTTCAAAGCAATTTGGGCTACATATGCAACCCAAATTGgcccaagttttttttttttttttttaattggtaaAGGTATCCTATGGAAGAGTTTAAGAGAGATAGCCACATTACAAATCTTTAACgagcgcaaaaaaatgaaaatgaccTAGGTCATTTGCAATTTCCATGTTACACCAAAAGGCAGTAAGCAAATGCACCTAGACTTAATGCTAATGATGGATTCCTTTTAGTTTTCAGAACTTCTTGTGTTCCTTTGTTTCTAGATGATCCACCATGTGACTAAGGGCAGTGCATTCTAGGTGTCAGCTTTTCCTTTCCCAGTCCTTTCATGCGCTAGCTTTACAGCTTTTAGATGGACTAACTTGGGCTGTGCCCAAAATTTCCCGCCAACCAACATATACCCAGCCCGATCCGTCCAAGTATGGCGGGCTATCCTTTTATGAGCTAACTTTGACACCCCTAACCTTCATCTACAACTCTGTGACCATTGAAGCAGTCAACTTGTCCAACTAAGTAGAGGGCTCTCTATCTAGAGAGAGAGATATACGTGGAAGCTTGCTTAGAGCCCGACCCCTAGGTTACTGTAATCTTATTTAATTGTAAGGTTAGAGCAAAGAAGAACCAGTCCAGGGTGGTCATATAAAAATCAAACACACACCTAGGACATGGGTATGCAATGAAATGCTAAAAATGCCTAACTTTGCCAGGAAGATTTTAGTAACTAACTTATACTTGGCACTTTGCAGACTCTGATGGTCAAATTAGCTTGTACAAAAAGCAATTCTATTGGTGATGGCGAAATTCTGTGTgacgtgtaaaaaaaaaatcgatgacattcaggaaaaaaaaaattacttggcGAGCTCTTTACATCTACATTCAGtgaaaagaaggaacaagttGTGTGTGAAACTTTAATCTTTACATTACTAGCACAAAAGGAGGTAGCAAGTCAAAATTCTTTAATAACCTATATACATGAATGCGCAATGCATGATTCCCAATTTTGTGAATCATGTTTCTGATAATGCTATCTGACACTAACTAAGGAATGTAAATTCTTGCAGTTGGATTTCTTGGAATCTTAAATTAACCAAAGGGAtaggataaaaaggaaaaagaaacccAAACAGAGGTAAAAATTAGTAGTATTAATTTTCCTTATGAGGCATGCCAGATGGTAGGTTcagtaaaaattgaaaaagaatatcGAATGCAAAGAGCAAACCTCAAGTATGTCCTCATCTTCAGCGCACCAACAACATCCGACCTCACTATTTGCCCGTTGCTGTTTACAAGTATATTAACACTCTCCACGACATCCAAAAACACCTGAAAGAACAAGTTCCATATAGcccaatgaagaaaaaaaaattatcttaaatAAACATGTATACCTACTTCATTCTTCTTGTAGCGTATTCCTTCACTACGCCAGGACACAGCATTTGTAACTGCCATTGGAGGCCTTTGTGTAACCTCCATCCTATATGCATCAGTTTTTATAAACTC contains these protein-coding regions:
- the LOC132067166 gene encoding AP-1 complex subunit mu-2-like, which gives rise to MAGAASALFLLDIKGRVLVWRDYRGDVTSLQAERFFTKLIEKEGDPQDPVAYDDGVTYMFIQHNNVYLMTASRQNCNAASLLLFLHRVVDVFKHYFEELEEESLRDNFVVVYELLDEMMDFGYPQYTEAKILSEFIKTDAYRMEVTQRPPMAVTNAVSWRSEGIRYKKNEVFLDVVESVNILVNSNGQIVRSDVVGALKMRTYLSGMPECKLGLNDRMLLEAQGRTTKGKAIDLDDIKFHQCVRLARFENDRTISFIPPDGAFDLMTYRLGTQVKPLIWVEAQIERHSRSRMEIVVKARSQFKERSTATNVEIELPVATDATNPNVRTTMGSSTYAPEKDALIWKIKSFPGGKEYMLRAEFTLPSISAEESVPERKAPIRVKFEIPYFTVSGIQVRYLKIIEKSGYQALPWVRYITMAGEYELRLI